A genomic segment from Halomarina ordinaria encodes:
- a CDS encoding asparagine synthase-related protein: MPGLCGALGAAECDIDRLREGLRWSGRERVFDHAAGDVAVSVAVNDGFGDQPARTDDGELVWLWGDVYGVESPSGYTAFSGLERDRPARTVADLYGRYGLDVVERLNGTFAAVVSDPDAGCVHLVTDRMGSHPLYVAGERGVAVSSHVQSLAAATDAEFEETYLPEFFTTGRVSGCRTPFAGIDEVPPSSVLTVDVETGDTAVRRYWTPRYRPVDRSFSAFVDEFVETFRTVCADYLRDDRRYGVLLSGGSDSRLVLAAAADHDTTAYHLSDWMSDEAGTAERSALAADCPFVWLKRGPDHHRECLVENPSMMPFYGRFDQAHTAGFNDRLREEVDVVVSGLYADVLFKGATLPTAVADFGPLGTLTLPVERSVDSVEAYVDRAVQSLPPYLDVPMTMRETFEANVRETVRGIDHHGVVYPSMRELVSLREFYPMSNDPDLFYYGLTQSMPHWTPFLDNRMIDLALRLPVKYQLRRDIVNTAIERLAPDLAAIPHASTDVSLDRPYPLHFVGRYLTSMRRQRRDTAPDVPYYGHRPWVHGPELLRHDRFAIESLLANRDVVEALPFLDWDGVLETYRRHAEGENFYWELFMLVGFLEMPAVRALAGIEPTSTGVVPSRGVDIDLTSGDAR, encoded by the coding sequence ATGCCAGGGTTGTGTGGGGCACTCGGCGCCGCCGAGTGCGATATCGACCGACTGCGAGAGGGGCTCCGGTGGTCGGGCCGAGAGCGGGTGTTCGACCACGCCGCGGGCGACGTGGCCGTCTCCGTCGCGGTCAACGACGGGTTCGGCGACCAGCCGGCCCGGACCGACGACGGCGAACTGGTGTGGCTGTGGGGGGACGTCTACGGGGTGGAGTCGCCGTCGGGGTACACCGCCTTCTCCGGACTGGAGCGCGACCGGCCGGCGCGGACGGTGGCCGACCTGTACGGCCGGTACGGCCTCGACGTCGTCGAGCGCCTGAACGGGACGTTCGCCGCCGTCGTCTCCGACCCCGACGCGGGGTGTGTCCACCTCGTCACCGACCGGATGGGGAGCCACCCGCTGTACGTCGCGGGCGAGCGCGGGGTCGCGGTCTCCTCGCACGTCCAGTCGCTCGCCGCGGCGACCGACGCCGAGTTCGAGGAGACGTACCTCCCGGAGTTCTTCACCACGGGGCGCGTCTCGGGCTGTCGGACGCCGTTCGCCGGCATCGACGAGGTGCCGCCGTCGTCGGTGCTCACGGTCGACGTCGAGACGGGCGACACCGCGGTGCGTCGCTACTGGACGCCGCGCTACCGACCGGTCGACCGGTCGTTCTCGGCGTTCGTCGACGAGTTCGTCGAGACGTTCCGGACCGTCTGTGCGGACTACCTCCGCGACGACCGGCGGTACGGCGTGCTGCTGAGCGGGGGGAGCGACTCGCGGCTGGTGCTCGCGGCGGCGGCCGACCACGACACCACGGCCTACCACCTCTCCGACTGGATGAGCGACGAGGCCGGCACCGCCGAGCGCTCCGCGCTCGCCGCCGACTGCCCGTTCGTCTGGCTGAAGCGCGGCCCCGACCACCACCGCGAGTGTCTCGTGGAGAACCCGTCGATGATGCCCTTCTACGGTCGGTTCGACCAGGCTCACACCGCCGGGTTCAACGACCGCCTCCGCGAGGAGGTCGACGTCGTGGTCTCGGGACTGTACGCCGACGTGCTGTTCAAGGGCGCGACGCTCCCGACGGCGGTGGCCGACTTCGGGCCGCTCGGGACGCTCACGCTCCCCGTCGAGCGCTCGGTCGACTCGGTCGAGGCGTACGTCGACCGAGCGGTCCAGTCGCTCCCGCCGTACCTCGACGTCCCGATGACGATGCGCGAGACGTTCGAGGCGAACGTCCGCGAGACGGTTCGCGGTATCGACCACCACGGCGTCGTCTACCCCTCGATGCGCGAACTCGTCTCGCTGCGGGAGTTCTACCCCATGTCGAACGACCCCGACCTGTTCTACTACGGGCTGACCCAGTCGATGCCCCACTGGACGCCGTTCCTCGACAACCGCATGATAGACCTCGCGCTGCGCCTCCCGGTGAAGTACCAGCTCCGTCGCGACATCGTCAACACGGCCATCGAGCGCCTGGCCCCCGACCTCGCGGCCATCCCGCACGCGAGCACCGACGTCAGCCTCGACCGGCCCTACCCGCTCCACTTCGTCGGGCGCTACCTGACGTCGATGCGCCGGCAGCGCCGGGACACCGCCCCCGACGTCCCCTACTACGGCCACCGGCCGTGGGTCCACGGGCCGGAACTGCTCCGCCACGACCGCTTCGCCATCGAGAGCCTGCTGGCGAACCGCGACGTCGTCGAGGCGCTCCCGTTCCTCGACTGGGACGGCGTCCTCGAGACCTACCGTCGGCACGCCGAGGGGGAGAACTTCTACTGGGAGCTGTTCATGCTCGTCGGCTTCCTCGAGATGCCGGCGGTGCGGGCGCTCGCGGGGATCGAACCGACGTCCACCGGCGTCGTCCCCTCGCGGGGCGTGGACATCGACCTCACCTCCGGTGACGCGCGATGA
- a CDS encoding alkaline phosphatase family protein has product MTGRNLRTLVVGIDAACEGVLDPMFERGLLPNLRSLVESGVAGPLESQVPPWTPSAWPSLFTGTNPGKHGAYSFLRYEGYDWDVLDATDVEEPALWDILDARGLSSVVVNVPVTAPPSAIDGAIVPGFTAPEAPPCHPDGLLADVEDAIGEYRVYSREEFNSRASPTTRHVEYMKLVRMRGKAFRYLCERFDPDFGFVQFQQSDTVVHDMPGDLDELRVVYQAIDMQLGRILEECDPDTVFVVSDHGIGPYAGQEFRVNAFLRDRGYLETTRSGQGRPSWVPIFHDRLSGDEGDDDRPLAARTLDRGMAVAGRAGVTPDRLVALLSRVGLDDAVTRLLPASLVQAAAGEEQVDFAASRAYMRLPVELGVRINLEGREPEGVVPPERYEALREELIDLLSSVRTPAGDPVFERVVPREEVFSGPNLEDAVDVVTIPANYDQFPSARLGADHFGPPNEPWNHKRDGILVAAGAGVDTAADVDGAHLLDVAPTVLASLGVPASDRMDGRVLDPVAPVGEATYPRPGPREDRTGDTGYSVENRLADLGYLE; this is encoded by the coding sequence ATGACCGGACGGAACCTCCGGACGCTCGTCGTCGGCATCGACGCGGCCTGCGAGGGGGTGCTCGACCCGATGTTCGAGCGCGGCCTGCTGCCGAACCTCCGCTCGCTCGTCGAGTCGGGCGTCGCCGGGCCCCTCGAATCGCAGGTCCCGCCCTGGACGCCGAGCGCCTGGCCGTCGCTCTTCACGGGGACGAACCCCGGCAAGCACGGCGCGTACAGTTTCCTCCGGTACGAGGGCTACGACTGGGACGTCCTCGACGCCACGGACGTCGAGGAACCCGCGCTGTGGGACATCCTCGACGCCCGTGGGCTGTCGAGCGTCGTCGTCAACGTCCCGGTGACGGCGCCGCCGTCGGCCATCGACGGGGCCATCGTCCCGGGGTTCACCGCCCCCGAGGCGCCGCCGTGTCACCCCGACGGGCTCCTGGCCGACGTCGAGGACGCCATCGGTGAGTACCGCGTCTACTCGCGCGAGGAGTTCAACTCGCGGGCGTCGCCGACGACCCGCCACGTCGAGTACATGAAGCTCGTCAGGATGCGCGGGAAGGCGTTTCGCTACCTCTGTGAGCGCTTCGACCCCGACTTCGGGTTCGTCCAGTTCCAGCAGTCGGACACCGTCGTCCACGACATGCCCGGCGACCTGGACGAACTGCGCGTGGTCTACCAGGCCATCGACATGCAGCTCGGGCGCATCCTCGAGGAGTGCGACCCCGACACCGTCTTCGTCGTGAGCGACCACGGCATCGGGCCGTACGCCGGCCAGGAGTTCCGCGTCAACGCCTTCCTGCGCGACCGGGGCTACCTGGAGACGACCCGGTCGGGCCAGGGGCGCCCCTCGTGGGTCCCCATCTTCCACGACCGGTTGAGCGGCGACGAGGGGGACGACGACCGCCCGCTGGCCGCGCGCACCCTCGACCGGGGGATGGCCGTCGCCGGCCGCGCCGGGGTGACCCCCGACCGGCTGGTGGCGCTGCTCTCGCGGGTCGGCCTCGACGACGCCGTGACGCGCCTCCTCCCGGCGTCGCTGGTGCAGGCGGCCGCCGGCGAGGAGCAGGTCGACTTCGCCGCCTCGCGGGCGTACATGCGCCTGCCCGTCGAACTCGGCGTCCGCATCAACCTCGAGGGGCGCGAACCCGAGGGGGTCGTCCCGCCCGAGCGCTACGAGGCGCTGCGCGAGGAACTCATCGACCTGCTCTCGAGCGTGCGGACGCCCGCGGGCGACCCCGTCTTCGAGCGCGTCGTCCCCCGGGAGGAGGTGTTCTCGGGGCCGAACCTCGAGGACGCGGTGGACGTCGTGACGATTCCCGCGAACTACGACCAGTTCCCCTCCGCCCGGCTCGGGGCCGACCACTTCGGGCCGCCCAACGAACCGTGGAACCACAAGCGCGACGGGATTCTCGTCGCCGCCGGCGCGGGCGTCGACACCGCCGCGGACGTCGACGGCGCCCACCTGCTCGACGTCGCGCCCACGGTGCTGGCGAGCCTCGGCGTCCCGGCGAGCGACCGGATGGACGGGCGCGTCCTCGACCCGGTGGCGCCCGTCGGCGAGGCGACCTACCCCCGTCCCGGGCCGCGCGAGGACCGGACGGGCGACACGGGGTACAGCGTCGAGAACCGCCTCGCGGACCTCGGCTACCTCGAATGA
- a CDS encoding lipid II:glycine glycyltransferase FemX, with product MSIDVTTLDESDRDVWNRCVEQSDQTNLFHQYEALSLLVAHSGATLHPLIGYNGQEPVGIMPVFEVERGRRRIVKCPPYLLESFSLGPALLNLAGTKRRRAERHQRQFVEGCLEYVEEDIAPAETHVRLGGRFTDVRPFLWNGYEASPYYTYVVDLTPGREAVMAEFSRDARSNIRKTDTEDVEVYEGGVEEIRAIVEQVQDRHDEQGKEYRVYPGFVIDLYEALPEGQVRPYVLEHGGELACGMITLEYGDTIYRWEGGAKYGGDVPAADLLDWHIMCEAMDRDVARYDLVGANMPRLCTYKAKFGPEPEVYYNIERKAPLDAFTEGARALAADVLDRADDLRTRVK from the coding sequence ATGAGCATCGACGTCACCACCCTCGACGAGTCGGACCGCGACGTCTGGAACCGCTGTGTCGAACAGTCGGACCAGACGAACCTCTTTCACCAGTACGAGGCGCTCTCGCTCCTCGTCGCCCACTCGGGGGCGACCCTCCACCCGCTGATCGGCTACAACGGTCAGGAGCCCGTGGGAATCATGCCCGTCTTCGAGGTCGAACGCGGGCGTCGCCGTATCGTGAAGTGCCCGCCGTACCTCCTCGAGAGCTTCTCGCTCGGCCCGGCGCTGCTCAACCTCGCGGGGACGAAGCGCCGGCGCGCCGAGCGCCACCAGCGCCAGTTCGTCGAGGGCTGTCTCGAGTACGTCGAGGAGGACATCGCCCCCGCGGAGACGCACGTCCGCCTCGGCGGGCGCTTCACCGACGTCCGGCCGTTCCTCTGGAACGGCTACGAGGCGTCGCCGTACTACACCTACGTTGTCGACCTCACGCCCGGTCGGGAGGCGGTGATGGCGGAGTTCAGCCGCGACGCCCGGAGCAACATCCGGAAGACCGACACCGAGGACGTCGAGGTGTACGAGGGCGGCGTCGAGGAGATACGCGCCATCGTCGAGCAGGTACAGGACCGACACGACGAACAGGGGAAGGAGTACCGCGTCTACCCGGGGTTCGTCATCGACCTCTACGAGGCGCTCCCGGAGGGGCAGGTGCGCCCCTACGTCCTCGAACACGGCGGCGAGTTGGCCTGCGGGATGATCACGCTGGAGTACGGTGACACCATCTACCGCTGGGAAGGGGGCGCGAAGTACGGCGGCGACGTCCCCGCCGCCGACCTCCTCGACTGGCACATCATGTGCGAGGCGATGGACCGCGACGTCGCGCGCTACGACCTCGTCGGCGCGAACATGCCCCGCCTCTGTACGTACAAGGCCAAGTTCGGCCCCGAACCCGAGGTGTACTACAACATCGAGCGCAAGGCCCCGCTGGACGCGTTCACCGAGGGGGCGCGCGCGCTCGCCGCGGACGTGCTCGACCGGGCGGACGACCTCCGGACGCGCGTGAAGTAA
- a CDS encoding DUF7344 domain-containing protein: MSTNVVREERTLAESDVYNILQNDRRRYAIEQLRANGERAEVATLAEAIATVETGESPPPRNVRQSVYNSLHQSHLPKLDAAGVVEYDRQRKVVTLTDLAVEVERYMGLDDPQPLPWADCYVAAGLAGLAAVTGACLGLPGLAAVPALGWAAGGGTVLVGLRALQWRSDGAMPVTD, encoded by the coding sequence ATGAGCACGAACGTAGTCAGGGAGGAGCGGACACTCGCCGAGAGCGACGTCTACAACATCCTCCAGAACGACCGCCGGCGGTACGCCATCGAGCAGTTACGCGCGAACGGCGAGCGCGCCGAGGTGGCCACGCTGGCGGAGGCCATCGCCACGGTCGAGACGGGCGAGTCGCCGCCGCCGCGGAACGTCCGCCAGAGCGTCTACAACTCGCTCCACCAGTCGCACCTCCCGAAACTCGACGCCGCCGGCGTCGTCGAGTACGACCGCCAGCGCAAGGTCGTGACGCTGACCGACCTCGCCGTGGAGGTCGAACGGTACATGGGTCTCGACGACCCCCAGCCGCTCCCGTGGGCTGACTGTTACGTCGCCGCCGGCCTCGCCGGCCTCGCGGCCGTCACCGGCGCCTGCCTCGGCCTGCCGGGACTGGCGGCGGTCCCCGCTCTCGGCTGGGCGGCCGGCGGCGGCACGGTACTGGTCGGCCTCCGCGCCCTCCAGTGGCGGAGCGACGGCGCGATGCCCGTCACCGACTGA
- a CDS encoding thiolase family protein codes for MTRDAYVVGSGIIEFGERYGDSFDDLLEAAYLDLLGSVDGLAPEDIDAAWYGTIDIAGEGSSGSALAHATGLFETPITRVENACATGSDAFRNASLAVQAGAADVALVIGAEKMLDDTAGLIGSAALERLWRGRGVTMPAYFGMRATRHMAEYGTTRDQIAEVSVKNHANGVKYPYAHQQFECSVEDVRNSPTVSYPLNLYDCCPVTDGACAVLLASEERAREFTDAPVRHAGWGLSADSFQRGSDLALTNFPATRQAAERAYERAGITAADVDVAEVHDCFSITELITYEDLGFCADGEGGAFVERATLDGDTPVNPSGGLLSKGHPIGATGVAQVAEIFEQLRGEAGDVQVDAPAVGLQHNIGIGRNATGAVSCVNVLERT; via the coding sequence ATGACCCGCGACGCCTACGTCGTCGGCTCGGGCATCATCGAGTTCGGCGAGCGCTACGGGGACTCCTTCGACGACCTGCTGGAGGCGGCGTACCTCGACCTGCTCGGGAGCGTCGACGGTCTCGCTCCCGAGGACATCGACGCCGCCTGGTACGGCACCATCGACATCGCGGGCGAGGGCTCCTCGGGGTCGGCGCTCGCGCACGCGACGGGGCTCTTCGAGACGCCCATCACGCGCGTCGAGAACGCCTGCGCGACCGGGAGCGACGCCTTCCGTAACGCCTCGCTCGCCGTGCAGGCCGGCGCGGCCGACGTCGCGCTCGTCATCGGCGCGGAGAAGATGCTCGACGACACCGCCGGCCTCATCGGGAGCGCCGCGCTCGAACGCCTCTGGCGCGGGCGGGGCGTGACGATGCCCGCCTACTTCGGGATGCGCGCCACCCGCCACATGGCGGAGTACGGCACGACCCGCGACCAGATAGCCGAGGTGAGCGTGAAGAACCACGCCAACGGCGTGAAGTACCCCTACGCCCACCAGCAGTTCGAGTGCTCCGTCGAGGACGTCCGGAACTCCCCGACGGTGAGCTACCCGCTCAACCTCTACGACTGCTGTCCGGTGACCGACGGCGCCTGTGCCGTCCTGCTCGCGAGCGAGGAGCGCGCCCGCGAGTTCACCGACGCCCCCGTCCGCCACGCCGGGTGGGGCCTCTCGGCGGACTCCTTCCAGCGGGGGAGCGACCTCGCGCTGACGAACTTCCCCGCGACGCGACAGGCCGCGGAGCGAGCCTACGAGCGCGCCGGCATCACCGCCGCCGACGTCGACGTCGCCGAGGTCCACGACTGCTTCTCCATCACGGAGCTCATCACGTACGAGGACCTCGGCTTCTGCGCCGACGGCGAGGGCGGGGCGTTCGTCGAGCGTGCCACCCTCGACGGCGACACGCCCGTCAACCCCTCGGGGGGTCTGCTCTCGAAGGGCCACCCCATCGGCGCGACCGGCGTCGCCCAGGTGGCGGAGATATTCGAGCAGTTGCGCGGCGAGGCGGGCGACGTGCAGGTCGACGCGCCGGCGGTCGGCCTCCAGCACAACATCGGCATCGGGCGCAACGCGACCGGGGCCGTCAGCTGCGTCAACGTCCTCGAACGCACCTGA
- a CDS encoding Zn-ribbon domain-containing OB-fold protein → MSGPRYERTKRQDQRLVGFECQSCGWVSFPEEKRTCKRCGDAPADFEAVQLAERGTVETFVVQQYLPEDIETPQPVAVVSLPQASGAGEAARAYGLLTETHLAELDVGTEVEARFRELFSDGRRPINSLKFAVPRASKAGGEE, encoded by the coding sequence GTGAGCGGCCCGCGCTACGAGCGGACGAAACGACAGGACCAGCGTCTCGTCGGCTTCGAGTGCCAGTCGTGCGGCTGGGTGTCGTTCCCGGAGGAGAAGCGGACGTGCAAGCGCTGCGGGGACGCGCCGGCCGATTTCGAGGCGGTGCAACTCGCCGAACGGGGGACCGTCGAGACGTTCGTCGTCCAGCAGTACCTCCCCGAGGACATCGAGACGCCACAGCCGGTCGCCGTCGTCTCGCTCCCGCAGGCGTCGGGGGCGGGCGAGGCGGCGCGCGCCTACGGCCTGCTGACCGAGACGCACCTGGCGGAACTCGACGTCGGCACCGAGGTCGAGGCGCGCTTTCGCGAACTGTTCAGCGACGGGCGTCGGCCCATCAACTCGCTGAAGTTCGCCGTGCCGCGCGCGTCGAAGGCCGGAGGTGAGGAATGA
- a CDS encoding enoyl-CoA hydratase/isomerase family protein: MPYDYENFRVEREGDVLRVAIDSTSKMNALNRTMTDELLDLAVSLHGDDVRCLALTGSDGVFCAGGDVAGFAADADPSTEMRRGASLLHDAVVHLRRAEVPVVTGVNGPAVGAGLSLAILGDVVLAGEGSYFQFGYPRIGLTGDGGSTYFLPRLLGLRGALDFALRNRRVAAAEAVEMGLATDLVAADALDDELTAVSEALAAGPTVALGRTRQLLAESFERGFEAHLAAEADTIARTARTADFEEGVRSFTEGRDPAFEGR; encoded by the coding sequence ATGCCGTACGACTACGAGAACTTCCGCGTCGAGCGCGAGGGGGACGTCCTCCGCGTCGCCATCGACAGCACGAGCAAGATGAACGCGCTCAACCGGACGATGACCGACGAACTGCTCGACCTCGCCGTCTCGCTGCACGGCGACGACGTGCGCTGTCTCGCGCTCACCGGCTCCGACGGCGTCTTCTGCGCCGGCGGCGACGTCGCCGGGTTCGCCGCCGACGCGGACCCGTCGACGGAGATGCGCCGCGGCGCGTCGCTCCTCCACGACGCCGTCGTCCACCTCCGGCGGGCGGAGGTGCCCGTCGTGACGGGCGTGAACGGGCCGGCCGTCGGCGCGGGCCTGAGCCTCGCCATCCTCGGCGACGTCGTCCTCGCGGGCGAGGGGTCGTACTTCCAGTTCGGCTACCCCCGCATCGGGCTGACCGGCGACGGGGGGTCGACGTACTTCCTCCCCCGCCTGCTCGGCCTGCGCGGGGCGCTCGACTTCGCGCTGCGCAACCGCCGCGTGGCGGCCGCCGAGGCGGTCGAGATGGGCCTCGCGACCGACCTCGTCGCGGCCGACGCCCTCGACGACGAACTGACCGCCGTCAGCGAGGCCCTCGCGGCGGGGCCCACCGTCGCGCTCGGGCGGACCCGGCAGTTGCTCGCCGAGAGCTTCGAGCGGGGGTTCGAGGCGCACCTCGCCGCCGAGGCCGACACCATCGCCCGGACCGCCCGCACCGCCGACTTCGAGGAGGGCGTCCGGTCGTTCACGGAGGGGCGCGACCCCGCGTTCGAGGGGCGCTGA
- a CDS encoding MaoC family dehydratase has product MQYYEDIEVGDVTECGSRTVTKAEIIDFATQYDPQSFHVDEEAAADSPYGGLIASGWHTAALCMRQLVDGVLGEQAGMGALGVDELRWYRPVQPGDTISVTSEVLEKRPSESDASRGHVTSKLTGYNQDGDEVISWVGLGLVKRREGEQ; this is encoded by the coding sequence ATGCAGTACTACGAGGACATCGAGGTCGGCGACGTGACCGAGTGTGGCAGTCGGACCGTGACGAAGGCGGAGATAATCGACTTCGCCACCCAGTACGACCCCCAGTCGTTCCACGTCGACGAGGAGGCGGCCGCCGACTCCCCCTACGGGGGGCTCATCGCCAGCGGGTGGCACACGGCGGCGCTCTGTATGCGCCAGCTCGTCGACGGCGTCCTCGGCGAGCAGGCGGGGATGGGCGCGCTCGGCGTCGACGAACTGCGGTGGTACCGGCCGGTCCAGCCCGGCGACACCATCTCCGTCACCTCGGAGGTGCTGGAGAAACGCCCCTCCGAGAGCGACGCGAGCCGCGGGCACGTCACGAGCAAGTTGACGGGCTACAACCAGGACGGCGACGAGGTCATCTCCTGGGTCGGCCTGGGGCTGGTGAAGCGCCGCGAGGGCGAGCAGTAG
- a CDS encoding APC family permease has translation MSAEGAEARLLTDRVGLLAVLALVVGNAISVPIFVLSGPLAGAAGPSVVLAAVLAAIPASFVVLYNALLGSAMPVAGGLYVYISRLTAPFWGFLVPWTLPLVVWATLLVTATGFAEYARFFVDVPPLVLMYLLLVGVLVVNLVGLKLVARVQLLLVVGLVVSLLAFIVPGATVVEPAHFTPLFPDLGAFGIAAVALFYPFLGFGLLVELGEEISDPGRTIPLALFGGVVVVTLFYVALVAVLVGVVPWTDLGDPADLAFAVRRFLPPWGVGLVAAGALFAVVTSVNTSLLVSSRTLMRAGRDGILPRSLARVHPRFGTPHYALLVLGLPPFVLVPLSDDLIGLSAFIGLASLTAYFFSAIGLWNLPREFPDHYANAVFRLRRDRGLPLAVVAGALATGGFWVVSLLQLPAVGVVLVGWFLLGYGYYRHRLGRTDRVAMYRRMTALDDHEAAFAREGRDGPRADGGE, from the coding sequence ATGAGCGCCGAGGGGGCGGAGGCGCGCCTGCTCACCGACCGCGTCGGTCTGCTCGCCGTCCTGGCGCTGGTCGTCGGCAACGCCATCTCCGTCCCCATCTTCGTCCTCTCCGGCCCGCTGGCCGGGGCGGCCGGGCCGAGCGTCGTCCTCGCGGCGGTGCTCGCCGCGATTCCCGCCTCGTTCGTCGTCCTCTACAACGCGCTGCTGGGGTCGGCGATGCCCGTCGCCGGCGGCCTCTACGTCTACATCTCGCGGCTCACCGCACCGTTCTGGGGCTTCCTCGTCCCGTGGACGCTCCCGCTCGTCGTCTGGGCCACCCTGCTCGTGACGGCGACGGGCTTCGCCGAGTACGCCCGCTTCTTCGTCGACGTCCCCCCGCTCGTCCTGATGTACCTCCTGCTCGTGGGCGTGCTCGTCGTCAACCTCGTCGGCCTGAAACTCGTCGCGCGGGTCCAGCTCCTGCTCGTCGTCGGCCTCGTGGTGAGCCTCCTCGCGTTCATCGTCCCCGGCGCGACGGTGGTCGAGCCGGCGCACTTCACGCCGCTGTTCCCCGACCTCGGCGCGTTCGGTATCGCCGCCGTCGCGCTGTTCTACCCCTTCCTCGGCTTCGGACTCCTCGTGGAGCTGGGCGAGGAGATTTCCGACCCCGGCCGGACCATCCCGCTCGCGCTGTTCGGCGGTGTCGTCGTCGTCACGCTGTTCTACGTCGCCCTCGTCGCCGTGCTGGTGGGGGTCGTCCCGTGGACGGACCTCGGCGACCCCGCGGACCTCGCGTTCGCCGTACGGCGGTTCCTCCCGCCGTGGGGTGTCGGGCTCGTCGCCGCGGGCGCGCTGTTCGCCGTCGTCACCAGCGTCAACACCTCCCTGCTGGTCTCCTCGCGCACGCTCATGCGCGCCGGGCGCGACGGCATCCTCCCCCGGTCGCTCGCGCGCGTCCACCCCCGCTTCGGCACCCCCCACTACGCGCTGCTCGTCCTCGGCCTGCCGCCGTTCGTCCTCGTCCCCCTCTCGGACGACCTCATCGGCCTCTCGGCGTTCATCGGCCTCGCCAGCCTCACCGCGTACTTCTTCAGCGCCATCGGCCTGTGGAACCTCCCGCGGGAGTTCCCCGACCACTACGCGAACGCCGTCTTCCGCCTCCGGCGGGACCGCGGCCTCCCCCTCGCCGTCGTCGCCGGGGCGCTCGCCACGGGGGGCTTCTGGGTCGTCTCGCTGCTCCAGCTCCCCGCCGTCGGCGTCGTCCTCGTCGGCTGGTTCCTCCTCGGCTACGGCTACTACCGCCACCGCCTCGGGCGGACGGACCGCGTGGCGATGTACCGGCGGATGACCGCGCTCGACGACCACGAGGCGGCGTTCGCCCGGGAGGGACGGGACGGGCCGCGCGCCGACGGCGGGGAGTAG
- a CDS encoding ribonucleoside-diphosphate reductase, with protein MTQIRDTSREMRLDPDSFAGGYFRNAVYRHWDPYEDVPQALLDQDRERLIAREQTERQFDGLRRTLALFGAGEEAVTEDLAPLMLVTNDINRQMFLSSQIYEEAKHTQFFDRYWREVINPVAEACGFEVTLPTDQRYFNEDYVALFDKTEAAMQRLLTDDSPENRARAFCHYHLVVESVLAQTGYYGIQSSWSPTGADLEVEGEPVHLEGLIEGVTRIRSDEGRHVGFGMHEVRRLIQEEGVDPAVVQTTLQDLMPHVAGTVQYEDSQVDSTPLVEYASDKLTRRIEIITNAEADLPPVEELVHVEGGEDISAAD; from the coding sequence ATGACGCAGATTCGGGACACGAGCAGGGAGATGCGCCTGGACCCGGACTCCTTCGCCGGCGGCTACTTCCGGAACGCCGTCTACCGCCACTGGGACCCCTACGAGGACGTCCCCCAGGCGTTGCTCGACCAGGACCGGGAGCGCCTCATCGCCCGCGAGCAGACCGAACGGCAGTTCGACGGCCTCCGGCGGACGCTCGCGCTGTTCGGCGCCGGCGAGGAGGCCGTCACGGAGGACCTCGCCCCGCTGATGCTCGTCACGAACGACATCAACCGCCAGATGTTCCTCTCCTCACAGATATACGAGGAGGCCAAACACACCCAGTTCTTCGACCGCTACTGGCGCGAGGTGATAAACCCCGTCGCGGAGGCCTGTGGGTTCGAGGTGACCCTCCCCACCGACCAGCGCTACTTCAACGAGGACTACGTGGCGCTGTTCGACAAGACCGAGGCAGCGATGCAGCGCCTGCTCACCGACGACAGCCCCGAGAACCGCGCCCGGGCGTTCTGTCACTACCACCTCGTCGTCGAGTCGGTGCTGGCGCAGACGGGCTACTACGGCATCCAGTCGTCGTGGTCGCCGACGGGCGCCGACCTCGAGGTGGAGGGCGAACCCGTCCACCTGGAGGGTCTCATCGAGGGCGTCACCCGCATCCGGAGCGACGAGGGGCGCCACGTCGGCTTCGGCATGCACGAGGTCCGGCGACTCATCCAGGAGGAGGGCGTCGACCCCGCCGTCGTCCAGACCACGCTCCAGGACCTCATGCCCCACGTCGCGGGCACCGTCCAGTACGAGGACAGCCAGGTCGACTCGACGCCGCTGGTCGAGTACGCCAGCGACAAACTCACCCGACGCATCGAGATCATCACGAACGCCGAGGCCGACCTCCCGCCCGTCGAGGAACTCGTCCACGTCGAGGGGGGCGAGGACATCTCCGCGGCGGACTGA